TCGTCGCCAACGGGGACAACCGCAGGGTGGGGCTGTTCACCACGGCCGCCGAGGCCGCGGGCCACGGCACGCCCCGGGTCGTCGAGTGGCTCGACGTCCTGCGCGACGGCGGACACACCTTCGCCGACGACGAGATCGTCCGCCTCGACTCCCCCGGTGAGGACGCCGGTGTGGACGCCCTGCTGCGGGGCGTGGCCGATCCGACGCGGGTGGAGGGTTCCGCGCGGTGGTACGCGCGGTTCCTGGACTGCGTGGCCTCGCTGCGCGGCGGTGTAAGGCTCGACGACCCGGCGGAGCTGGCCGTGATGTTCGACAAAAGGCGCTGCCACGACCGGCTCACGCGCGCGGACGTGCCGGTGCCGCCGTCCCCCACGTCCGGTTCCGGCGACCTCCGGCCGGTCCGGGGGTGGTCGGACGTACGGGACCTGATGGCGGCGGCGGGCCTGCGGCGCGCCTTCGTGAAGCTCGCCCACGGCTCGTCCGCCTCCGGTGTCCTGGCCGTCGAGACCGCCGCCTCGGGCCGGGTCCGTGCGACGACCTCGGTGGAGCGCGCCGCCGACGGCCGGCTGTACAACTCACTGCGGGTGCGGCGCTACACGTCGGAGGCGGAGGTCGCCGCGATCGTGGACGCCCTGGCGCCCGACGGGCTGCATGTCGAACGCTGGCTGCCGAAGGCCTCCCTCGGCGGCCGGTCGGCCGATCTGCGCGTCGTGGTCGTGGCGGGCCGGGCCACCCACGCCGTGGCCCGCACCAGCCGCTCCCCACTGACCAATCTGCATCTGGGCGGGACGCGTGGCGATCTGGCGGCGGTGCGCGCGCTGGCGGGCGACCGGTGGGCCACGGCCATCGAGGTGAGCGAGCGGGCCGCCGCCTGCTTTCCCGGCACGCTGTGCGTGGGTGTCGACCTGCTGCCCGCCATCGGCTGGCGCCGCTTCGCCGTCGGCGAGGTCAACGCGTTCGGCGACCTGCTCCCCCGCCTCACCGGTCTGCCGGGCAGCGGGGCGGAGGGCCGGGACACGTACGCGGCGCAGATCGCCGCGGCCGGCTCCTTCCACCACGACCCGCGCCGGGCTCCCGCCCCACCGGCCCGGGAGCCCGGCCCGCCCGCGTCACCGCACGACCTGCCGAGGACAGCCCATGCCACAGCCTGACCCCGTACCACCCCCGGGCGACCGCACCGACGCCACGCTCAGCACGTCCACCACCGCACCCGACATGAACGAGGTCGTGGGACGGGACGATCTGCTCCTGCTCACCCTGGACACCCTCCGCCACGACGTGGCCGTCGAGCTCGCGGCAGCCGGCCGGCTGCCCAACCTCACCGCCCGTCTCCCGGGCGGCACCTGGGAGAAGCGGCACGCGCCGGGGAACTTCACCTACGCCTCCCACCAGGCGATGTTCGCCGGCTTCCTTCCCACGCCCGCCGGACCGGGGCCGCATCCACGCCTGTTCGCGGCCCGGTTCGCGGGCAGCGAGACGACGGCGGACGGCACCTTCGTCTTCGAGACCCCGGATCTCGTGTCCGCCCTGGCCGCGCACGGCTACCGCACGGTGTGCGTCGGCGGCGTCGGCTTCTTCAACAAGCAGGGCGCCCTGGGCGACGTACTGCCCGGCTACTTCCAGGAGAGCCACTGGGAGCCGGAGTTCTCCGTGTCCTCCCCGACCTCCTTCGAGGCGCAGGTGGCACGGGCCGAGCAGACTATCGCCGAACTGCCGCCGCAGCAGCGGCTGTTCCTCTTCCTGAACGCCTCCGCGCTGCACCAGCCGAACTGGTTCCACCTCCCCGGCGCGACCCGGGAGGCGGGCGACAGCCGCCTCACCCACGCCGCGGCGCTGGAGTACATCGACCGTCATGTGGGGCGGCTGTTCAGCGCGATGAGTTCGCGCCGCCGCTGCTTCGCGATCGTCTGCTCCGACCACGGCACCGCCTACGGGGACGACGGCTACACCGGCCACCGCCTCGGCCACGAATCCGTGTGGACCGTGCCCTACGGCCACTTCTTCCTGGAGCCGCCCGCATGACCGTCATCACCTCCGCGGGCAGCACCGCGAGCAGTACGCACACCACGAGCACCGCCTCGGGCAGTTCCGTGGACACCTCCGCCGCTCCGCCGCGCCCCTACCAGAGCTATACGTACGCGTATCCGCACAAGACCGCCTACCGGCCGCTCGTCCCGCCGCCGCGGCTCGCGGACCTGTGGGCCGGGGAGTCCCGGCAGGCGCTCTCGCTGTATCTGCACATCCCGTTCTGCGAGATCCGCTGCGGCTTCTGCAACCTCTTCACCCGCATCGGCGCGCCGGACGGGCTGACCGGCCGCTATCTGGACGCCGTGCGGCGCCAGGCCGCCGCCGTGCGCGAGGCCCTGGGTGACGAGGAACCGCCGCGTTTCGCCAACGCGGCGTTCGGCGGCGGAACACCGACGTATCTGGAGGCCGCCGAGCTGGAGCGGCTGTGCGACATCGCCGAGCGGGAGATGGGCGTGGACCTGCGGGCCGTCCCGCTCTCCGTGGAGGCTTCACCGTCCACGGCCACGGCGGACAGACTGGCCGTCCTGGCCGAACGGGGCACCACGCGCCTGAGCCTCGGGGTACAGAGCTTCGTCGAGGAGGAGTCGCGCGCCGCCGTCCGCCCCCAGCGCAGGAGCGTCGTCGAGGCGGCGCTGGCCCGCATCCGCGAGGCCGCGATCCCGGTCCTGAACATCGACCTGATCTACGGTATCGACGGCCAGACGGCGGCCAGTTGGCGCTACTCCCTCGACGCGGCCCTGTCCTGGCGCCCCGAGGAGATCTACCTCTATCCCCTCTACATACGTCCGCTCACCGGTCTCGGCCGCCACACCGACCGGCGCACGGCCGACCGGCAGTGGGACGAGGACCGGCTGCGCCGCTACCGGGAGGGCCGCGACCATCTGCTCTCCCACGGGTACGAGCAGGTGTCGATGCGGATGTTCCGGCGGGCGGACGCGCCGCCGCAGGGGCCGGACGACTACGCGTGCCAGACCGACGGCATGATCGGCCTGGGCTGCGGCGCGCGCTCGTACACCTCACGGCTGCACTACTCCTTCGACTACGCGGTGTCGATGCGGGAGATCCGCGGCATCATCGACGACTACACCGCCACCGAGGACTTCTCCCGCGCGCTGCACGGCAGGTGGGTGGACGAGGACGAGGCACGGCGCCGTCATCTGCTGCAGTCGCTGCTCCAGGCGGAGGGCTTTCCCCTCGCGGACTACCGCTCGCGGTTCGGTACGGACCCCGGCGACGACTTCCCGGCGGAGCTGGGCACCCTCGTCGGCCGCGGCTGGCTCGACGACGCACGGCCGGAGCTGCTGCGTCTCTCCGCCGAAGGGCTCGCGCACTCGGACGCCATCGGCCCCGAACTCTTCTCACCGGCCGTGCGTGAGGCCATGGCCGCCTACGAGACGAAGTGAGCGCCGGTGGACCTCACACTGCTGTACCGCGGCCCGCTCTCCTCGTGCGACTACGACTGCCCGTACTGCCCGTTCGCGAAGCGGCGGGACTCCACGGCCCAGCTGCGCGCCGACCGCACGGCACTTGAGCGCTTCAGCACCTGGGCGCGCGAACAGCG
This sequence is a window from Streptomyces ortus. Protein-coding genes within it:
- a CDS encoding STM4013/SEN3800 family hydrolase, with the protein product MNEVVGRDDLLLLTLDTLRHDVAVELAAAGRLPNLTARLPGGTWEKRHAPGNFTYASHQAMFAGFLPTPAGPGPHPRLFAARFAGSETTADGTFVFETPDLVSALAAHGYRTVCVGGVGFFNKQGALGDVLPGYFQESHWEPEFSVSSPTSFEAQVARAEQTIAELPPQQRLFLFLNASALHQPNWFHLPGATREAGDSRLTHAAALEYIDRHVGRLFSAMSSRRRCFAIVCSDHGTAYGDDGYTGHRLGHESVWTVPYGHFFLEPPA
- a CDS encoding STM4014 family protein, whose amino-acid sequence is MRRTGSADAPPKWVVVANGDNRRVGLFTTAAEAAGHGTPRVVEWLDVLRDGGHTFADDEIVRLDSPGEDAGVDALLRGVADPTRVEGSARWYARFLDCVASLRGGVRLDDPAELAVMFDKRRCHDRLTRADVPVPPSPTSGSGDLRPVRGWSDVRDLMAAAGLRRAFVKLAHGSSASGVLAVETAASGRVRATTSVERAADGRLYNSLRVRRYTSEAEVAAIVDALAPDGLHVERWLPKASLGGRSADLRVVVVAGRATHAVARTSRSPLTNLHLGGTRGDLAAVRALAGDRWATAIEVSERAAACFPGTLCVGVDLLPAIGWRRFAVGEVNAFGDLLPRLTGLPGSGAEGRDTYAAQIAAAGSFHHDPRRAPAPPAREPGPPASPHDLPRTAHATA
- a CDS encoding STM4012 family radical SAM protein; this encodes MTVITSAGSTASSTHTTSTASGSSVDTSAAPPRPYQSYTYAYPHKTAYRPLVPPPRLADLWAGESRQALSLYLHIPFCEIRCGFCNLFTRIGAPDGLTGRYLDAVRRQAAAVREALGDEEPPRFANAAFGGGTPTYLEAAELERLCDIAEREMGVDLRAVPLSVEASPSTATADRLAVLAERGTTRLSLGVQSFVEEESRAAVRPQRRSVVEAALARIREAAIPVLNIDLIYGIDGQTAASWRYSLDAALSWRPEEIYLYPLYIRPLTGLGRHTDRRTADRQWDEDRLRRYREGRDHLLSHGYEQVSMRMFRRADAPPQGPDDYACQTDGMIGLGCGARSYTSRLHYSFDYAVSMREIRGIIDDYTATEDFSRALHGRWVDEDEARRRHLLQSLLQAEGFPLADYRSRFGTDPGDDFPAELGTLVGRGWLDDARPELLRLSAEGLAHSDAIGPELFSPAVREAMAAYETK